In Nomia melanderi isolate GNS246 chromosome 4, iyNomMela1, whole genome shotgun sequence, the following are encoded in one genomic region:
- the skd gene encoding mediator complex subunit skuld isoform X3 encodes MTHPSHQTNGASLEDCHTNFFALTDLCGIKWRKLVWGEVAGGFGGTPLEDPVLSSFSRCLAGDILCVWRRVAATPATSGPATASATGAGIFDLGIAPSPAPPPLSLTAAKELWIFWYGEEPDLSGIVSPELIACESEQGSWESGLSYECRSLLFKALHNLIERCLLSRDFIRLGKWFVQPYDGFEKHRCSSCHLSFSFAFFVHGESTVCASVDVRQHPAVRHLTRACLQRTQTSQSGVKVILAPYGLAGTLTGPVGRTDSQLLEEWKHFYPINGSNIEAGLPPLVEVLVGGVRMRYPSCYVLVTDMDDTPPDTPLSPPSSPASCEHPLLGQQELRAATELPERVWAECTLSSPISASKTESSIEQGTWSFIDPTQKSSCTCSKSILNRTEAPSTPPGGPPSYSRGPPTGGDCLPVPSVGSPGSPAPSPLPTPHSEPASVPPAEPTMPTLSPQPPPSHTNTAPPLTPSQGPKSTSSACNNQVHSPAPGPTLKRPVLVSRECEDMYLENEQSLPWLYDYSTQEAWLNHPVKRFKESNSSPVNVRSNTLYPPMNSQVSQSQTPKLEIKQEPNVNVGDCIGRRTDPYEFDATGDENGAGVDGLRRQRDDPTKPGSLFTSEGLQASYKDLDQIFDNSDPDTSSDETNLNQLQVQTPPESNRSGGLHEEARVDANNRHNNRGVGVLRPEELSKMFPTPPSLEHNPVASPCQLNDPLMDQTELSVPQRPLRHLPDIYPNMGSPQEEPIDDWSYVFKPTPICKMVGSSKYAPLTNLPSQSLPPVTLPSHCVYRPSWQCNPAPNSSDKPLPPTRPGSVQQQPCPPSPAPLGAPYRSATISGRPPPPPYDQPSPATSTTSSYLNKNLNSIEADTPGPTRAPESNSLIVNILLGDTALNIFRDHNFDSCSLCVCNAGPKVVGNIKGADAGVYLTHSWSGGALFQDDDQIRCSCGFSAVVNRRLAHRAGLFYEDEMEITGIAEDPAEKKKASLVAVACGGGKPCEGLDVIPPNVLELLREQCLIVQSSASSLYRASRIYASMKSYPMLAPTVNMLEFNDGNEVSLAALDQGKMDGTHNERTNRVNGVHRWVFLRAKGPQCSGDIVRMMRALQPLLQDAVQKKCTTRMWEAPYTVAGPLTWRQFHRLAGRGTDDRCEPQPIPALVVGYDRDWLSLSPYALSYWEKLLLEPYAGPRDVAYVVVAPDSDCVINKVKSFFRELSTTYEICRLGRHTPISKALRDGILRVGKSSVQKQAKLQIDDWFKLLGENQLGELLRLYAQVCNHRLAPYLTQVIQDRSLLDPGDLQTANKQQQQQQQQTTVPVTDTMPATPDVMTKPEPVEGENPRSETPSSNTATNSNSNTGNTTPTSQTAAIPTNNSAGPDEEEVEPPAVVVYLVEPFSLGGPEDPDRRRLAILALLRAYSAAVNSMPENIRSNINVQLISLESIMELGRARERRKIQDEMRALALNVFLQGRRLLNHNSTVKSLTGFGTAAAADLFLKSKDSYSNTLATLHQERNRAPYRLYAPAYVLAPLRAKSEAPESFGIAGPEECAVLYLSYCLSEDQSWLLAVATDDRGEIFETATINIDIPNRKRRKRASARRIGLQKLMDFILSVMSQGVQPWRLVVGRVGRIGHGELKGWSWLLSRKALLKASKHLKEICGQCSLLYPSAAPCVLSACLVSLEPDSTLRLMADQFTPDERFSQASVNCQLSTPQDVTCTHILVFPTSATTQSSQTAFQEQHINGPDLGDDELFSALNDDMPEGMEGMGDFNDIFNVWPEAGAGGGQSPSGSPHRPEGSPLGGDGGGSGLGNHDGPGSPFPCSNTPRVAVAEQAEEVGTLLQQPLALGYLVSTAPTGRMPPWFWSACPHLEGVCPVFLKNALHLHSPAIQQNSDDLLQQQSALTAHPLDSQYTTDVLRYVLEGYNALSWLAVDANTKDRLSCLPVHVQALMQLYHAAAALV; translated from the exons ACGGACCTGTGCGGCATCAAATGGAGGAAACTCGTGTGGGGCGAAGTGGCCGGCGGCTTCGGTGGCACTCCCCTCGAGGACCCGGTGCTCTCGAGCTTCTCGCGGTGCCTCGCGGGTGACATTCTCTGCGTGTGGCGGCGGGTCGCCGCGACGCCGGCCACCTCCGGCCCGGCAACCGCCTCTGCGACCGGAGCTGGCATCTTCGACCTGGGCATCGCACCCTCGCCTGCACCGCCACCCCTCTCCCTCACCGCTGCCAAGGAACTCTGGATTTTCTGGTACGGCGAGGAACCTGATCTCTCCGGTATCGTGTCGCCGGAACTCATTGCGTGCG AAAGTGAACAGGGTTCTTGGGAAAGCGGATTATCGTACGAGTGCCGGTCACTTCTTTTCAAGGCTCTGCATAACTTGATCGAACGGTGCTTACTGTCACGTGACTTTATTCGCTTAGGAAAGTGGTTCGTGCAACCTTACGATGGCTTCGAGAAACACCGTTGCAGTAG TTGTCACCTGTCATTCTCGTTCGCGTTCTTCGTTCATGGGGAGAGCACCGTGTGCGCTAGCGTGGATGTCAGGCAGCATCCCGCTGTTCGGCATCTCACCAGAGCTTGTTTGCAACGTACTCAGACATCCCAGTCTGGGGTTAAAG TGATTCTAGCTCCGTATGGGCTAGCAGGCACTTTAACTGGTCCAGTGGGACGTACAGACAGTCAACTCCTTGAGGAATGGAAACACTTCTATCCAATCAATGGCAGCAACATCGAAGCAGGACTTCCACCGTTGGTGGAAGTACTCGTTGGAGGTGTACGCATGCGATATCCTTCCTGTTATGTCCTGGTCACTGATATGGACGATACTCCACCCGACACTCCTCTTTCTCCACCGAGCAGTCCTGCTAGCTGCGAACATCCACTCTTAGGTCAACAGGAATTACGAGCAGCTACAGAACTACCGGAACGCGTGTGGGCAGAATGTACTTTGAGTTCACCGATCTCTGCTTCCAAAACAGAATCTTCCATCGAACAAGGAACCTGGAGCTTCATTGACCCAACACAAAAGTCTTCCTGTACCTGTTCAAA GTCTATATTGAATAGAACAGAGGCGCCAAGTACACCACCAGGTGGACCTCCCTCTTATTCAAGGGGACCACCGACAGGAGGAGATTGTCTACCAGTTCCATCTGTTGGCTCACCAGGTTCCCCTGCACCTTCACCTCTTCCAACTCCACATTCCGAGCCAGCTTCTGTTCCACCTGCTGAGCCTACGATGCCCACTCTAAGTCCTCAACCACCACCCAGTCATACGAACACTGCCCCACCATTAACCCCTTCGCAAGGTCCAAAGTCAACCTCCTCTGCATGCAATAATCAAGTGCATAGTCCAGCTCCTGGGCCAACTTTAAAACGACCAGTCTTAGTCTCCAGAGAATGTGAGGATAtgtatttagaaaatgaacAGTCATTACCTTGGCTCTATGATTACTCTACGCAAGAAGCATGGCTCAATCATCCTGTGAAACGTTTTAAGGAATCTAATAGTAGTCCAGTCAATGTGCGGAGCAATACTTTGTATCCACCAATGAATTCCCAGGTTTCTCAATCTCAGACtccaaaattagaaataaaacagGAACCAAATGTGAATGTT GGAGATTGCATTGGAAGAAGAACAGATCCTTACGAGTTCGACGCAACAGGTGACGAAAATGGCGCAGGCGTCGATGGACTTAGACGACAAAGAGATGATCCTACCAAACCGGGATCTTTGTTCACCAGCGAAGGTCTTCAAGCATCCTACAAAGATTTAGACCAAATCTTTGATAACTCCGATCCTGATACTTCTAGCGATGAAACt AATTTGAATCAGCTTCAAGTACAAACTCCGCCGGAATCGAACAGATCTGGTGGACTACACGAAGAAGCCAGAGTGGACGCCAATAATAGACATAATAACCGTGGAGTGGGTGTTCTACGACCAGAAGAACTGTCCAAAATGTTCCCGACACCACCATCCTTAGAGCATAATCCGGTCGCTTCACCTTGTCAGTTGAACGACCCCCTAATGGACCAGACGGAACTTTCTGTACCTCAACGACCACTCAGGCATCTCCCTGACATCTATCCAAACATGGGATCTCCCCAAGAAGAACCAATCGACGATTGGTCCTACGTGTTCAAGCCTACACCCATCTGTAAGATGGTTGGTTCTTCCAAGTATGCTCCTCTCACGAATTTGCCCAGCCAGTCTTTACCACCCGTTACACTGCCATCGCACTGCGTAtacagaccttcctggcagtgCAATCCAGCACCCAACAGTTCAGACAAACCACTTCCACCTACTAGACCCGGTTCGGTTCAACAACAACCTTGCCCACCGAGTCCAGCACCACTGGGAGCACCCTATCGCTCGGCAACCATTTCTGGTaggccaccgccgccaccataCGATCAACCAAGCCCGGCAACATCCACAACCTCTTCGTATTTGAATAAAAACCTGAATAGTATTGAAGCAGATACACCGGGACCTACGCGTGCTCCAGAATCGAACTCTCTTATAGTAAACATCCTATTAGGCGACACTGCACTGAACATTTTCCGCGATCATAACTTTGACAGTTGCAGTCTCTGCGTGTGCAATGCAGGCCCAAAAGTAGTTGGCAACATAAAAGGTGCGGATGCAGGAGTTTACCTGACACATTCGTGGTCAGGAGGAGCTCTATTCCAAGATGACGATCAAATTAGGTGTAGTTGCGGGTTTAGCGCGGTAGTGAACCGACGATTAGCCCATCGAGCAGGTTTGTTCTACGAGGACGAAATGGAGATTACCGGTATCGCAGAAGATCCTGCGGAAAAGAAGAAAGCATCTTTGGTTGCCGTGGCATGTGGTGGAGGTAAACCATGTGAAGGCTTGGATGTGATACCACCGAACGTGTTGGAGTTGCTAAGGGAACAGTGTTTGATCGTGCAAAGCTCCGCGAGTAGTCTGTACAGAGCATCTAGAATCTATGCGTCAATGAAGAGTTACCCTATGCTCGCGCCTACAGTGAACATGTTGGAGTTTAACGACGGAAATGAAGTGTCGCTAGCGGCTCTCGATCAGGGTAAAATGGACGGTACGCACAACGAAAGGACTAATCGCGTGAACGGTGTACATCGATGGGTGTTCCTTAGAGCAAAGGGTCCTCAGTGCAGCGGTGATATCGTTAGGATGATGAGAGCCCTGCAGCCGCTTCTGCAAGACGCGGTACAAAAAAAATGTACCACGCGAATGTGGGAAGCACCATACACTGTCGCTGGTCCTCTTACCTGGAGACAGTTCCATCGTTTAGCCGGTCGTGGAACCGACGATCGCTGTGAACCTCAACCAATACCCGCGTTGGTTGTCGGCTACGATCGAGACTGGTTATCTTTATCACCGTATGCCCTAAGTTACTGGGAAAAACTGCTTCTGGAACCGTATGCCGGACCCAGGGATGTCGCCTATGTAGTGGTAGCACCGGACAGTGATTGCGTCATCAATAAAGTGAAGTCCTTTTTCCGTGAGCTATCGACCACGTACGAG ATCTGTCGACTGGGAAGACATACGCCTATTTCGAAAGCACTTCGTGATGGTATTCTCCGAGTTGGTAAATCGTCCGTGCAAAAACAAGCCAAACTACAGATAGATGACTGGTTTAAATTATTAGGAGAAAATCAATTAGGAGAACTATTACGGTTATATGCTCAAGTCTGTAACCACCGATTAGCCCCGTATTTAACGCAGGTTATACAAGATCGAAGTCTATTAGATCCTGGAGATTTGCAGACAGCCaacaaacaacaacaacagcaacaacagcagacAACTGTTCCTGTTACTGACACAATGCCGGCTACTCCTGACGTAATGACAAAACCCGAACCCGTTG aaGGAGAAAATCCTAGAAGTGAAACTCCATCATCGAACACAGCAACAAATTCAAATTCCAATACTGGTAATACAACACCAACTTCTCAAACTGCCGCAATACCCACTAACAACTCTGCTGGTCCAGATGAAGAGGAAGTCGAGCCTCCGGCTGTGGTAGTGTATTTGGTTGAACCTTTCTCACTAGGAGGCCCCGAAGATCCTGATCGCCGAAGACTTGCAATTTTAGCTTTATTACGGGCATACTCAGCAGCGGTGAATAGTATGCCTGAAAATATTAGATCCAACATAAACGTTCAg TTAATATCCTTAGAAAGTATAATGGAGTTAGGGCGAGCTAGAGAAAGGCGAAAAATTCAGGATGAAATGAGAGCGTTAGCGTTGAACGTTTTTCTACAGGGTCGCCGATTGTTAAATCACAATTCTACGGTAAAAAGTCTTACTGGCTTTGGTACTGCTGCCGCTGCAGATCTTTTCCTTAAGAGTAAAGAT TCTTATAGTAATACTCTTGCAACTCTACATCAGGAACGGAACAGAGCACCATACCGGTTGTACGCACCTGCCTATGTGCTGGCTCCACTACGGGCAAAGAGCGAGGCACCCGAGTCCTTTGGGATTGCTGGACCAGAAGAATGCGCAGTACTTTATCTGAGCTACTGTCTCAGCGAGGACCAGTCGTGGCTGCTAGCAGTCGCGACCGATGACCGGGGCGAAATATTCGAGACTGCCACTATCAACATTGACATACCCAATCGGAAAAGGAGAAAACGGGCGTCAGCCAGGCGAATCGGATTACAGAAGTTAATGGATTTTATTCTTAGCGTGATGTCTCAGGGC GTGCAACCCTGGAGATTAGTAGTAGGCCGCGTGGGACGCATTGGACACGGCGAATTGAAAGGATGGAGCTGGTTACTATCTAGGAAGGCGCTCTTAAAGGCATCAAAGCATCTGAAAGAAATATGTGGCCAATGTAGTTTACTTTATCCGTCGGCAGCACCTTGCGTTCTCAGCGCCTGTTTGGTTTCTCTAGAACCAGATTCAACTTTGAGACTGATGGCTGATCAGTTCACACCTGATGAAAGATTTAGTCAAGCGTCAGTAAACTGCCAATTATCTACACCACAGGATGTCACGTGTACTCACATTCTCGTCTTTCCCACATCTGCTACCACTCAG TCATCACAAACTGCATTTCAAGAGCAGCATATTAATGGACCAGATTTAGGGGATGATGAATTGTTTTCCGCTTTAAATGATGACATGCCAGAAGGTATGGAAGGTATGGGAGATTTCAACGATATTTTCAATGTATGGCCAGAAGCTGGTGCTGGTGGAGGACAAAGCCCCAGTGGTAGTCCACATCGTCCTGAAGGATCCCCCTTAGGTGGAGATGGCGGTGGCTCAGGTTTAGGCAATCATGACGGTCCAGGGAGCCCATTCCCATGTAGTAACACACCCAGA GTAGCAGTTGCTGAACAGGCAGAGGAAGTTGGGACGCTGTTACAGCAACCACTTGCTCTTGGTTACTTAGTATCAACTGCGCCAACCGGACGTATGCCACCGTGGTTTTGGTCAGCTTGCCCCCATCTCGAAGGCGTTTGTCCAGTGTTCTTGAAGAATGCCTTACATTTGCATAGTCCAGCAATACAGCAGAACAGTGACGATTTGTTACAACAACAAAGCGCGCTTACTGCTCACCCGCTAGACTCGCAGTACACCACCGATGTGCTCag ATACGTGCTGGAAGGGTACAATGCATTATCGTGGCTCGCCGTGGATGCGAATACGAAGGATCGACTATCCTGCTTGCCAGTACACGTACAAGCGCTCATGCAGCTCTACCATGCAGCGGCAGCTCTCGTCTGA